CATCCACCAGATTCCGTTCCAGTGCATAAACCAGGTTCCATCAGTATAGTAAGAGCAAAAGGTTCCTACCAATGCACCCAAGAGATAGGAAACGTTCCTGAGCGGGGTTGTTCCGAACTTGTGGACCATCGCGTCAAAGAACCCGAAAGCAATTGATAAGGCCATCGTGAAGGGATTCCACGTGAGTGCAAAGCCCTCGATGAAGCTAAGGATGAGCCTGCCCTTTGAATCTATCATCGAAAACACCGAAGTTTATACGATAGAAAGTTTAAAAAGATGACTCAAACAATGAGTTACCTGCGTCTCAGGTACACCGGCAGGTCAATCCTCTGCTCAAGCCACTCCCTCGTGAAGCCCGTGATAACGAGCGGAACCCTTCTCAGCTCATCGACGTTCCTGGCTCCAACGAGGAACATCGCATTCCTTATCTCCTCAATGTACCTCCGGAGGATTTTTATGACGCCTTCAACGTCGCCTTTCACGGCGGGCTT
This genomic stretch from Thermococcus sp. harbors:
- a CDS encoding alpha-hydroxy-acid oxidizing protein — protein: RFWDWGIKTAISVAEVRHSTELPIIATGGMRDGITMAKALAMGATFAGVALPLLKPAVKGDVEGVIKILRRYIEEIRNAMFLVGARNVDELRRVPLVITGFTREWLEQRIDLPVYLRRR